ACACCGATCTCCTGTTCCGCGAGGTCGGTGCGTTGCTCGACCAGCGCAAGTCGCACAAGCGTGTGCTGGTGGTGGACGATGACGCGACCGCGGTGAAGACCTTGACCGAGGTGCTGAAGGCGCGCGGTTACAGCGTGACCGAGGCGCGCGGCCACGACTTGTTCGAGAAGGCCAAGATGCTGCAGCCCGACATCATCATGCTGAGCTCGATTGATCCCAAGCCCGAGATCGTGCAGACCCTGCGGTTCGAGAAGGGTCTCGAGAATGTCCTCTTCTTTGTCTACCGGTAGGAGTGTCCGTGAGTAAGAAGATCCTGATTGTCGACGATGAAGTGCACCTGCGGACGTTGCTGCATCAGACGCTCGAGGAGCTCGAAGACGAGGGCATCGAGTTGCACGTGGCGACCAACGGCGAAGAGGCCCTGGCCGCGATCCAGTCGCTGCAGCCGGACCTGGTGTTCCTCGACGTGATGATGCCGAAACTGAGCGGCTTCGATGTCTGTGAACGCGCCAAGAAGACCCTCGGCCTGTCCAATGTTTACATCGTCCTGCTGACCGCCAAGGGGCAGGAGTTCGATCGGCAGCGGGGCATCGAGGTCGGCGCCGACCTCTACATGACCAAGCCGTTCGACCCGGACGCCTTGTTGATGAAGGCCCGCGACGTGCTCGGCATCTGACCCTGATTCATGGCCCGGATTTCCCTCAAGCAGATCGTGGGCGCCCAGAACGGGCTGCGACCGGTGATGGCCGCGCTCGAGCGCGCCCTCGGCGGCGTCGTCGCCGTTGAAGACGCGGCCGGCGGGGTCCTGCTCGGCACGGCCGGCGGTGGCGATCGGCACGCCGTAGTCCACGAGGGCAGGGACCTCGGCTGGGTGTCTGGACCGCGGGGCGCCGAGGCGGTCGCCGGGCTGTTGCAGTTCCTGGCCGCGAAAGAATCGGAGCGCAAGGCGCTCGGGTCCGAGGTGCTGCACCTCTACCGCGAGGTGAACCTGATCTACAGCTTCTCGGAGAAGCTGGCGGCCTTGCTGGACCTCGAACTGGTGGCCAGGCTCACGCTGCAGGAGGCGCGCCACCTGATTGTCGCGACCGACGGCGCCATCCTGCTGCTCGATGAGGAGACCGGCGCGTTGACCTCGGCGGCTGCCTTCGGCGATGAATTGCCAGGGCTCTCGGGCTTCAAGCGTGGCACCGGCATTGCCGGCACGGTGGCCGCGACCGGTGTCGGCGAGATCGTCAACGACGTGATGGGTGACCCGCGACGCATCAACGCGGTGATCGACGTGCGCTCGCTGGTGTGCGCACCGCTCAAGGTGGGCGAGAAGGTGATTGGCGTGATGATGCTCGCGAGCACGCTGCCCATGGCCTACGAGGCGCGCGAACTCAAGCTCCTGAACACCTTGGCGCTGCAGACCGCGACCGCCATCGAGAACGCGCGGCTGTTCGAGCGCACGGTGCAGGCCGGCCACGAGCGCGAGCGTTTGCTGGCGCTCAACAAGGCTGCTGAAGTGGCCCGTGCCGGCTACGAGCGCGAGCTCGAATTGGCGGCGACCATTCAAGCCGGCCTGTTCCCTGCCCAGCTGCCTGCCGTGGCCGGCTACGACCTCGCCGCACGGAACCGGCCGGCGCGCCGGTGTGGCGGCGACTACTACGACGCCATCCCGATCGGCTCCGGTGCCGATGCCTCGGTGCTGCTGTGCGTAGCCGACGTTTCGGGCAAGGGCCTGCCGGCGTCATTGCTGATGAGTCATATGCAGGCGACGCTGCGAGCGCTGCTCGGGCGAACCGCCTCGCTCCAGGATCTGACCAGCCACGCGCACGCATTGCTGCACGGCTCAACGGCGGACGAGAAGTACGTCACGGCGGCCCTGCTGGAGTTGGCGCCTGGCACCGGCCGGGCCAGCTACGTGAGCGCCGGCCACATCAACAGCCTGCTGGTCAGGAGGGGTGGCGACGTGATCTCGTTGGCATCGACCGGTGCCCCACTGGGCCTGTTACCTCCGGGTATGCCGTACGACACCACCGCCATCACTATTGAGCCGGGTGATTGCCTGATCCTGTGTTCAGACGGCGTCCCCGACGCGCAGAACGAAGGCGATGACGAGTTCGGCGAGAGCCGCC
This genomic interval from Acidobacteriota bacterium contains the following:
- a CDS encoding SpoIIE family protein phosphatase; the protein is MARISLKQIVGAQNGLRPVMAALERALGGVVAVEDAAGGVLLGTAGGGDRHAVVHEGRDLGWVSGPRGAEAVAGLLQFLAAKESERKALGSEVLHLYREVNLIYSFSEKLAALLDLELVARLTLQEARHLIVATDGAILLLDEETGALTSAAAFGDELPGLSGFKRGTGIAGTVAATGVGEIVNDVMGDPRRINAVIDVRSLVCAPLKVGEKVIGVMMLASTLPMAYEARELKLLNTLALQTATAIENARLFERTVQAGHERERLLALNKAAEVARAGYERELELAATIQAGLFPAQLPAVAGYDLAARNRPARRCGGDYYDAIPIGSGADASVLLCVADVSGKGLPASLLMSHMQATLRALLGRTASLQDLTSHAHALLHGSTADEKYVTAALLELAPGTGRASYVSAGHINSLLVRRGGDVISLASTGAPLGLLPPGMPYDTTAITIEPGDCLILCSDGVPDAQNEGDDEFGESRLTAIVQEARHRPSAEIVSRVFDAIDQFAGAAPQFDDITLMVLRRL
- a CDS encoding response regulator, with protein sequence MSKKILIVDDEVHLRTLLHQTLEELEDEGIELHVATNGEEALAAIQSLQPDLVFLDVMMPKLSGFDVCERAKKTLGLSNVYIVLLTAKGQEFDRQRGIEVGADLYMTKPFDPDALLMKARDVLGI